A single window of Bdellovibrionales bacterium DNA harbors:
- a CDS encoding RDD family protein, translating to MATTQTIIPPTEPQDVPVIEGNLGSLLARFVALVIDMLIIKVVFFIIFIPLGLVASIGTFLIMPMPLFFFGGVGLSFVATSVVAAWLYFAVQESSARGATIGKRIMGLRVVDENGRRLTFSLATLRYAVKIISMIPMMLGFFLAFFTSKRQALHDLIANTVVIKVS from the coding sequence ATGGCGACGACCCAAACGATCATCCCGCCGACAGAGCCACAGGACGTTCCCGTGATAGAGGGAAATCTAGGCAGCCTCTTGGCACGCTTCGTGGCGCTGGTAATTGACATGCTCATTATTAAGGTCGTTTTTTTTATCATTTTTATTCCGCTAGGGCTGGTGGCGTCGATTGGAACTTTTCTTATTATGCCAATGCCCCTGTTTTTCTTTGGTGGTGTAGGGCTTTCCTTTGTCGCAACGAGCGTTGTGGCCGCATGGCTTTATTTTGCGGTGCAGGAAAGCTCGGCGAGAGGTGCGACGATTGGCAAAAGGATTATGGGGCTTCGGGTCGTTGATGAAAACGGGCGGCGGCTTACGTTTTCTTTGGCCACGCTACGTTATGCCGTAAAAATCATCTCCATGATTCCTATGATGCTGGGATTCTTTCTGGCGTTTTTTACGTCCAAGAGACAGGCCCTTCACGATCTGATCGCAAACACTGTCGTTATTAAGGTATCCTGA